One genomic region from Streptomyces venezuelae encodes:
- a CDS encoding YkvA family protein, whose protein sequence is MDSSLWLIVAVVLVLVVAGCAAVLLVRVFRTRRLLLDAGVPLQSKALFWAAVVYTVSPIDLIPDPVYLDDIGMLLIALRVLHAAALGSGARPDGLPEGSKASGSGPAGQRPPE, encoded by the coding sequence ATGGACAGCTCCCTCTGGCTCATCGTGGCCGTGGTTCTCGTGCTCGTGGTGGCGGGATGCGCGGCCGTTCTGCTCGTCCGCGTCTTCAGGACGCGAAGGCTGCTGCTCGACGCCGGTGTCCCCCTGCAGTCCAAGGCACTGTTCTGGGCAGCGGTGGTCTACACCGTGTCCCCCATCGACCTGATCCCGGACCCGGTCTACCTGGACGACATCGGCATGCTCTTGATCGCCCTGCGCGTGTTGCACGCGGCGGCCCTCGGCAGCGGAGCCCGTCCCGACGGTCTGCCCGAGGGTTCGAAGGCCTCCGGGAGCGGTCCGGCGGGTCAGCGGCCACCTGAGTGA
- a CDS encoding VOC family protein, producing MPVELNHTIVHARDNRESAEFFAHLLDLEITAEWGPFVAVELSNGVTLDFAAIPPDKITPQHYAFLVSEAEFDAAYARITERGIERYADPHRQYPGAINHNDGGRGVYFMDPVGHAMELITVPYGGRPA from the coding sequence TTGCCAGTCGAGTTGAATCACACGATCGTTCATGCCCGGGACAACCGGGAATCCGCGGAGTTCTTCGCGCATCTGCTGGACCTTGAGATCACCGCGGAGTGGGGACCGTTCGTCGCGGTCGAACTGAGCAACGGCGTCACGCTGGACTTCGCCGCCATCCCGCCGGACAAGATCACCCCGCAGCACTACGCCTTCCTGGTATCCGAAGCGGAGTTCGACGCGGCCTACGCGCGCATCACGGAGCGCGGCATCGAGCGCTACGCCGACCCCCACCGGCAGTACCCCGGCGCCATCAACCACAACGACGGCGGACGCGGCGTGTACTTCATGGACCCGGTCGGCCACGCCATGGAGCTCATCACCGTGCCGTACGGAGGCCGGCCGGCGTAG
- a CDS encoding ABC transporter ATP-binding protein encodes MGKPESRKSSPSKGSVLLALRFYTRELTRLKWWAIPAMLLPAVGNIGIFYIVPLIVAKLVGRIAGDTDVGVGPMLPFVLGFAGVLLLGEALWRVGLHCLNRLDALGIEHLYVIGMDALFAKDAAFFHDNFAGSLTKRVLSFASRFEEFVDTLTFSVMGKFVPLIFASVVLWTYEPLLVVGLLAMIAVTTLCVRPLIRRRQALVDQREEAIARVSGHVADSLMNMDTVRSFAAEEREAAEHRSRVAESRRLMLRSWDYGNLRIDTLIAPMSVLTNVLGLLLALSLGAREHGVEAVVVAFTYYSNATRIMFEFNQIYRRLESSMTEAAQFTELLLTPPTVRDPEVPEALLSDGADVRFEQVTFAHSGAKPLFEGLELAVPSGAKVGFVGRSGGGKTTLTRLLLRMTDIDGGRITIGGQDISRLRQAELRSLIAYVPQDPAMFHRTLRENIAFARPGATDAEIRRAAEAAHVTEFVDTLPEGFDTMVGERGVKLSGGQRQRVALARAILRDAPILLLDEATSALDSESEILVQDALWRLMEGRTALVVAHRLSTVATMDQLVVLDSGRIVEQGTHHELLAAEGAYAKLWQHQSGGFLDDSSAAKAEQV; translated from the coding sequence ATGGGAAAGCCTGAATCGCGCAAGAGTTCGCCCAGTAAAGGCTCGGTGCTCCTCGCGCTTCGTTTCTACACACGGGAACTCACCCGGCTCAAATGGTGGGCGATTCCCGCGATGCTGCTCCCGGCGGTGGGCAACATCGGAATCTTCTACATCGTGCCGCTGATCGTCGCCAAACTCGTCGGCCGCATCGCGGGGGACACCGACGTCGGTGTCGGCCCGATGCTCCCCTTCGTCCTGGGCTTCGCCGGCGTCCTGCTGCTCGGTGAAGCGCTGTGGCGTGTCGGGCTGCACTGTCTGAACCGCCTCGACGCCCTCGGCATCGAGCACCTGTACGTGATCGGCATGGACGCGCTGTTCGCCAAGGACGCCGCCTTCTTCCACGACAACTTCGCCGGCTCGCTGACCAAGCGGGTTCTCAGCTTCGCCTCGCGGTTCGAGGAGTTCGTCGACACGCTCACCTTCTCGGTGATGGGCAAATTCGTGCCCCTGATCTTCGCGTCCGTGGTGCTGTGGACGTACGAACCCCTGCTCGTCGTCGGGCTCCTGGCGATGATCGCGGTCACGACGCTGTGCGTGCGGCCCCTGATCCGGCGCCGCCAGGCGCTCGTCGACCAGCGGGAGGAGGCGATCGCCCGGGTGTCGGGCCACGTCGCCGACAGCCTGATGAACATGGACACGGTCCGGTCCTTCGCCGCCGAGGAGCGGGAAGCCGCCGAGCACCGCTCCCGCGTCGCCGAATCCCGCCGCCTCATGCTGCGTTCGTGGGACTACGGCAACCTGCGCATCGACACGCTGATCGCACCGATGTCCGTGCTGACCAACGTCCTCGGCCTGTTGCTCGCCCTCTCGCTCGGTGCGAGGGAGCACGGCGTCGAGGCCGTCGTCGTCGCCTTCACCTACTACTCCAACGCCACACGGATCATGTTCGAGTTCAACCAGATCTACCGCCGCCTGGAAAGCTCGATGACCGAGGCCGCGCAGTTCACCGAACTGCTCCTCACCCCGCCGACCGTACGGGACCCGGAGGTGCCGGAGGCGCTCCTCTCCGACGGTGCCGATGTGCGCTTCGAGCAGGTGACCTTCGCCCACTCGGGCGCGAAGCCGCTCTTCGAGGGCCTCGAACTGGCCGTGCCCAGCGGGGCGAAGGTCGGCTTCGTCGGCCGGTCCGGCGGCGGCAAGACCACGCTCACCCGGTTGCTGCTGCGGATGACGGACATCGACGGCGGCCGGATCACGATCGGCGGACAGGACATCAGCAGGCTGCGACAGGCCGAACTGCGCAGCCTGATCGCCTATGTGCCGCAGGACCCGGCGATGTTCCACCGCACCCTGCGGGAGAACATCGCTTTCGCGCGGCCGGGCGCCACCGACGCCGAGATCCGCCGCGCGGCGGAGGCGGCGCACGTCACGGAGTTCGTCGACACACTGCCCGAAGGATTCGACACCATGGTGGGGGAGCGCGGGGTGAAACTGTCCGGCGGCCAGCGCCAGCGGGTCGCCCTCGCGCGGGCGATTCTGCGCGACGCGCCGATCCTGCTGCTCGACGAGGCGACCAGCGCCCTGGACTCCGAGAGCGAGATCCTCGTGCAGGACGCGCTCTGGCGCCTCATGGAAGGGCGGACCGCGCTCGTGGTCGCACACCGGCTCAGCACGGTCGCCACCATGGACCAGCTCGTCGTCCTGGACAGCGGACGCATCGTCGAGCAGGGCACGCACCACGAGCTGCTCGCCGCGGAGGGCGCCTACGCGAAACTGTGGCAGCACCAGTCGGGCGGCTTCCTCGACGACAGCAGCGCTGCCAAGGCGGAGCAGGTGTAG
- the arr gene encoding NAD(+)--rifampin ADP-ribosyltransferase, with protein sequence MSSEPTPFQVYEAGTLLHGTKADLAPGDLVRAGHASNFEEGRVSHHVYVSETLDAAVWGAELAAGDGPGRIYVVEPTGVLEDDPNVTDKKFPGNPTRSYRTREPVRVVSELEGWPGHSQEKIRAMLDGLDELRRRGIATILD encoded by the coding sequence ATGAGCAGTGAACCCACCCCCTTCCAGGTCTACGAGGCAGGAACCCTCCTCCACGGGACGAAGGCGGACCTCGCGCCCGGGGACCTGGTGAGAGCAGGCCACGCGTCGAACTTCGAGGAGGGGCGGGTATCCCACCACGTCTACGTCTCCGAGACCCTGGACGCCGCCGTCTGGGGCGCCGAGCTGGCCGCCGGCGACGGCCCGGGGCGGATCTACGTCGTGGAGCCGACCGGTGTTCTGGAGGACGACCCCAACGTCACCGACAAGAAGTTCCCGGGCAATCCCACCCGCTCCTACCGCACGCGCGAGCCCGTGCGCGTGGTGTCGGAGCTCGAAGGGTGGCCCGGGCACTCCCAGGAGAAGATCCGGGCCATGCTGGACGGGCTGGACGAACTTCGGCGCCGGGGCATCGCCACCATCCTCGACTGA
- a CDS encoding SpoIIE family protein phosphatase, which translates to MNAGDGRRRLPGRATAGKRAAAHRPAGARRRLARSGGEVPLDRLTTRGRLAWLSSAGSRIGTTLDLESTAQELADFTVPRFADGAAVDILESVLRGEEGARWTGTGVPLMRATALCAVEALSSLEPTPVGETTTARVEEAHETLLHRYCLRQGKSVLVSRMRKDDFLRVAPTESAAAKMRAAGVHSYLAVPLIARGLLLGSADFVRGPGSPPFSSTDLALAEQLASQAAVYIDNARLYGREREHVVSLQRALLPRATPVTPGLRVQAEYAPSAAHHGVGGDWYDVMALPGGRTALMVGDVMGHGLPAAATMGRLRAVARTLMTLDMAPERVLARLDLATRDLEDEQVATFLCAVFDPADSTYTLASAGHLPPLLLAGEGSAEFVDVPVGAPLGAGVIPYDPIRLKMPKGGKLAMYTDGLVKSRHADIDDQLDCLLSAARDLTPEALEGGGLIGCAPADAARFDEAVLLVATALSVDPADVREWQLPQEGRAASVARSLVTDQLAEWDLEELADVFELVVSELVGNALRYGNGPGRLRLLRGDRLVVEVSDTGPDLPQIQHAELSDEGGRGLQLINMLCRRWGSCRTVTGKVVWAEQNLPS; encoded by the coding sequence GTGAACGCCGGCGACGGGAGACGACGCCTGCCCGGCCGCGCCACGGCCGGAAAGCGCGCCGCGGCGCACCGGCCGGCCGGTGCGCGCAGGCGGCTCGCCCGCAGCGGTGGCGAGGTCCCGCTCGACCGGCTCACCACGCGCGGCCGGCTGGCCTGGCTGAGTTCCGCCGGTTCGAGGATCGGCACCACCCTCGACCTGGAAAGCACGGCCCAGGAGCTGGCCGACTTCACCGTGCCCCGCTTCGCGGACGGGGCCGCCGTCGACATCCTGGAGAGTGTCCTGCGGGGCGAGGAGGGCGCACGGTGGACGGGTACGGGCGTCCCGCTCATGCGGGCCACCGCGCTGTGCGCCGTCGAGGCGCTCTCCTCCCTGGAGCCGACCCCGGTGGGCGAGACCACCACCGCTCGCGTCGAAGAGGCGCACGAGACGCTGCTCCACCGCTACTGCCTGCGACAGGGCAAGTCGGTGCTGGTGAGCCGCATGAGGAAGGACGACTTCCTCAGGGTCGCGCCGACGGAGAGCGCCGCGGCGAAGATGCGAGCCGCCGGAGTGCACAGCTACCTCGCCGTGCCGCTGATCGCCCGTGGGCTCCTGCTCGGCAGCGCGGACTTCGTCCGCGGTCCCGGATCACCGCCGTTCTCGTCGACCGACCTCGCACTGGCCGAACAGCTGGCCTCCCAGGCCGCCGTCTACATCGACAACGCCCGGCTGTACGGACGCGAGCGCGAGCACGTCGTCTCGCTGCAGCGCGCTCTGCTGCCGCGAGCGACCCCGGTGACGCCCGGCCTGCGCGTACAGGCCGAGTACGCGCCTTCGGCGGCCCACCACGGCGTGGGCGGCGACTGGTACGACGTCATGGCCCTCCCCGGCGGACGTACGGCCCTCATGGTCGGCGACGTCATGGGCCACGGACTGCCCGCGGCCGCCACCATGGGGCGTCTGCGGGCGGTGGCCCGCACCCTGATGACCCTGGACATGGCCCCGGAGCGCGTTCTCGCCCGGCTCGACCTCGCCACCCGTGACCTGGAGGACGAACAGGTCGCCACCTTCCTCTGCGCCGTGTTCGACCCGGCCGACTCCACGTACACGCTGGCCAGCGCCGGACACCTGCCACCGCTGCTGCTCGCCGGAGAGGGCTCGGCCGAGTTCGTGGACGTACCCGTCGGCGCGCCGCTCGGCGCGGGAGTGATCCCGTACGATCCGATCCGTCTGAAGATGCCCAAGGGCGGCAAACTGGCCATGTACACGGACGGTCTCGTGAAGTCACGGCACGCGGACATCGACGACCAGTTGGACTGTCTGCTCTCCGCGGCGCGCGACCTGACCCCCGAGGCTCTCGAAGGCGGCGGCCTGATCGGGTGCGCCCCTGCCGACGCCGCCCGTTTCGACGAGGCCGTACTCCTCGTCGCGACCGCCCTCTCGGTGGACCCTGCCGACGTGCGCGAGTGGCAGTTGCCGCAGGAAGGGCGAGCGGCGTCCGTCGCCCGGAGCCTGGTCACGGACCAGCTGGCCGAATGGGATCTGGAGGAGCTCGCCGACGTCTTCGAACTCGTCGTCTCCGAACTCGTCGGCAACGCCCTGCGCTACGGCAACGGCCCCGGCAGACTCCGGCTGCTGCGGGGCGACCGCCTCGTCGTGGAGGTCTCGGACACGGGCCCCGACCTGCCCCAGATCCAGCACGCGGAGCTCAGCGACGAGGGCGGCCGAGGTCTTCAGCTCATCAACATGCTGTGCCGCCGATGGGGGTCCTGCCGCACGGTGACCGGCAAGGTGGTCTGGGCGGAACAGAACCTCCCGTCCTGA
- a CDS encoding pyroglutamyl peptidase — protein sequence MTSIRSALALPLVAVSLVLTTPPASAAGTTATSVEEARLDRSAPQEILRRSGFASLAPEFAGALTRSDSMAEAERTVTRYGSTLWRKAVDRAQGRGPAGGDLSRDDDRPLYWSRLALSRELRSWKPAFGITGEGRARLLDRLERSSRGQDSIRYPAGKGVKRILLTGFDPFTLDRDVRISNPSGATALALDGTWLRTADGSPARVETAVFPVRWADFADGTVERTLRPHLPKVDLFTTVSQGRPGRFDIERTNGAWRGGFPDNENLSRTETVPVADPATQPQWTSTSLPYAAITAAPTGRFPVYDNTSVTELPAGADTPVVRPDGPTPGSVARAGGGGNYLSNEIAYRATLLRDRLGLPRLPGGHVHTPVLQFGDANADPATGAVTDPEFVRNRLDIIAQVRAIVAVAAASQQP from the coding sequence ATGACCTCGATACGTAGCGCTCTCGCCCTCCCCCTCGTTGCCGTCTCCCTGGTCCTGACGACCCCGCCCGCCTCGGCGGCAGGGACGACCGCGACCTCCGTCGAGGAGGCCAGGCTCGACCGGTCCGCACCCCAGGAGATCCTGCGGCGCAGTGGATTCGCTTCCCTGGCACCGGAGTTCGCCGGAGCCCTGACCCGCTCCGACAGCATGGCCGAGGCCGAGCGGACGGTCACCCGGTACGGTTCGACGCTCTGGCGGAAAGCCGTGGACCGGGCTCAGGGCCGCGGGCCCGCGGGAGGCGACCTCTCGCGGGACGACGACCGGCCGCTGTACTGGTCGCGTCTCGCGCTCAGCCGTGAACTCCGTTCCTGGAAGCCTGCCTTCGGAATCACGGGGGAGGGCCGGGCCCGGCTGCTCGATCGGCTCGAGCGCTCCTCGCGCGGCCAGGACTCGATCCGCTACCCGGCCGGGAAGGGCGTGAAGCGCATCCTGCTGACCGGCTTCGACCCGTTCACACTCGACCGGGACGTCCGGATCAGCAACCCCTCCGGGGCCACCGCGCTCGCCCTGGACGGCACCTGGCTGCGTACCGCCGACGGTTCTCCCGCCCGCGTCGAGACGGCCGTCTTCCCCGTCCGCTGGGCGGACTTCGCCGACGGCACGGTCGAGCGGACACTGCGCCCGCATCTGCCGAAGGTGGACCTCTTCACCACCGTGAGCCAGGGCCGGCCCGGCCGGTTCGACATCGAGCGGACCAACGGAGCCTGGCGCGGAGGCTTCCCCGACAACGAGAACCTCTCCCGTACGGAGACCGTGCCCGTCGCCGATCCGGCCACACAGCCCCAGTGGACGTCGACGAGCCTTCCGTACGCGGCGATCACGGCGGCGCCCACCGGCCGGTTCCCGGTGTATGACAACACGTCGGTGACCGAGCTGCCGGCCGGGGCGGACACTCCCGTCGTCCGCCCCGACGGCCCGACGCCCGGCTCCGTCGCCCGGGCGGGCGGCGGCGGCAACTACCTGTCCAACGAGATCGCCTACCGGGCCACACTGCTGCGCGATCGCCTGGGCCTGCCCCGGCTGCCCGGTGGCCACGTGCACACGCCGGTCCTCCAGTTCGGCGACGCAAACGCCGACCCGGCGACGGGCGCGGTCACCGACCCGGAGTTCGTACGGAACCGGCTCGACATCATCGCGCAGGTACGGGCCATCGTCGCCGTGGCGGCGGCTTCCCAGCAGCCCTAG
- a CDS encoding PP2C family protein-serine/threonine phosphatase has translation MVKANKAATGAHRRSWLRGAPPPRWVRVLPVLLLVGVGAASLTDSVPVDIGFLLGAVPPLAVLAYGPLATALLGAATIALLTIPFFHLDRPGNTDLFTLGFVAGLSVFVSFVRGRRDAQLDLERTVAETAQRAIVPDVRRRVGPVRCASLYRAAERGTLVGGDFFDVRTGPRGVRAVLGDVQGHGLSAVATVASVLGAFREAVLDDVDARAIAARLDRRLVVDSARTEHAELFATAVLLDFAPQGREVRILACGHPPPILLRGGAVSTLELDPGPPLGLGLADVTPGTAATVALLPGDRLLLASDGVLETRDASGAFYPFVERLTRMTGVGLDQLPGEIWADLSRFAPEIQDDVTLLILTLDPSPPG, from the coding sequence GTGGTCAAGGCAAACAAGGCGGCGACCGGCGCGCACCGGCGAAGCTGGCTGCGCGGAGCTCCGCCGCCCCGCTGGGTGCGGGTTCTGCCCGTGCTGCTGCTCGTCGGGGTCGGAGCGGCCTCCCTCACCGACTCCGTCCCGGTGGACATCGGATTCCTGCTCGGCGCGGTGCCTCCGCTGGCCGTCCTGGCCTACGGACCCTTGGCCACGGCCCTCCTCGGTGCCGCGACGATCGCGCTGTTGACCATCCCCTTCTTCCATCTCGACCGGCCCGGCAACACCGATCTCTTCACTCTCGGCTTCGTCGCGGGCCTGAGCGTCTTCGTCTCCTTCGTCCGCGGGCGCAGGGACGCGCAGCTCGACCTGGAACGCACCGTCGCCGAGACGGCCCAGCGCGCCATCGTCCCGGACGTACGGCGGCGGGTCGGGCCTGTGCGCTGCGCGAGCCTGTACCGCGCCGCCGAGCGCGGCACGCTGGTGGGAGGCGACTTCTTCGACGTACGGACCGGACCCCGCGGGGTCCGGGCGGTCCTCGGCGACGTGCAGGGGCACGGTCTGTCGGCCGTCGCGACGGTCGCCTCCGTCCTGGGTGCGTTCCGCGAGGCCGTGCTGGACGACGTGGACGCGAGGGCGATCGCGGCGCGGCTGGACCGCAGGCTCGTGGTCGACTCGGCGCGGACGGAGCACGCGGAGCTCTTCGCCACGGCCGTCCTTCTCGACTTCGCTCCGCAGGGGCGGGAGGTCCGGATCCTGGCCTGCGGCCACCCGCCCCCGATCCTGCTGCGCGGCGGGGCCGTGAGCACCCTGGAACTCGACCCCGGACCGCCCCTGGGACTGGGCCTCGCCGACGTCACGCCCGGAACCGCCGCCACGGTGGCGCTGCTGCCCGGGGACCGGCTGCTCCTGGCGTCGGACGGCGTCCTGGAGACACGGGACGCCTCCGGCGCCTTCTACCCCTTCGTCGAGCGTCTGACCCGTATGACGGGCGTCGGCCTGGATCAGCTGCCCGGCGAGATCTGGGCGGACCTGAGCCGCTTCGCCCCCGAGATCCAGGATGACGTCACCCTCCTGATCCTCACCTTGGACCCCTCCCCGCCGGGTTGA
- a CDS encoding FUSC family protein yields the protein MGGPFPRRLPPAYRAAARRALRVTIAAGTGFYVLLYGFDLAVGATYALFGAIAMAGLSHLPGSGRQRAMLLAGVVPVCWVLITLGTYLSVRTWSAVLGMLVVGFALAFMAVGGPRFAGAATGLQLMYILPSFPPYDPGSLGERLAGATLGLALLIIAEATLLPEPPALPYRERAARAADAAAHCADRLRTAPYTLPEAAQRTTRALSTGLRSSQVPEAERPAGAGVRQRALAHTGLATRTLLSRLTVLPPPPQGAVPPAEAAEAAAEAAAAEGDQAGATRGPDPLRAVMEVARETAARLRGRVPDGRAHTALQQARQALAETADGSPTALRRNAALLEVADAALAMSTAADIAVRGRAADVPAPGRFWYARQRAPRLWWRRLSGHVGGRSVFFQNAVRIGLALAAARLIAGIDTLPHGFWVLLATLTLTRTTVRETRTTERKALTGTLVGALVAATLLAVVGTDIEVYAVALPPLMLVTFTLGPVKGVGWAQALFTVVVALVFAQLAPATWQLAEFRLLDVLTGSAIGAVFGLLAWPRGAHDELRRSVAVLLRIAAEIVVATTAQIAAGGRRVPVVTAPGHRSLQHALVMAESAYAQYQSEPQGLGPPPVHRDWQAALIAGHHTLWGADRLLVPAEPVVIPPLGREASESVIRTGDRVAAGMLLTSARMDPTGDTPETPAPLHGPTASATMATDPPGATRAYYATVSWLASLATDLQRLAAETATDDPRRTHEQ from the coding sequence ATGGGTGGCCCGTTCCCCCGACGGCTGCCGCCCGCCTACCGGGCGGCGGCGCGCAGGGCGCTGCGCGTCACGATCGCCGCCGGGACCGGGTTCTACGTGCTGCTCTACGGCTTCGACCTGGCGGTCGGCGCGACATACGCGCTGTTCGGCGCCATCGCGATGGCCGGGCTGTCCCATCTCCCCGGCTCAGGACGGCAGCGGGCCATGCTGCTGGCGGGAGTGGTGCCGGTGTGCTGGGTGCTGATCACGCTCGGCACCTACCTGTCCGTGCGGACGTGGAGCGCGGTGCTCGGGATGCTGGTCGTCGGGTTCGCGCTGGCGTTCATGGCCGTCGGCGGACCGAGGTTCGCGGGCGCGGCCACGGGGCTGCAGCTGATGTACATCCTGCCGTCCTTCCCGCCTTACGACCCCGGCTCGCTGGGCGAACGGCTCGCGGGCGCGACGCTCGGACTCGCCCTGCTGATCATCGCGGAGGCGACGCTGCTGCCCGAGCCGCCGGCCCTGCCCTACCGCGAACGGGCCGCCCGGGCCGCCGACGCCGCCGCGCACTGCGCGGATCGGCTGCGCACCGCCCCCTACACCCTTCCGGAAGCCGCACAGCGCACCACCCGGGCCCTGAGCACGGGGCTCCGCTCCTCCCAGGTACCGGAGGCGGAACGACCGGCCGGAGCGGGAGTACGGCAGAGGGCGCTGGCCCACACCGGCCTCGCGACGCGCACCCTGCTCAGCAGACTGACGGTGCTGCCGCCGCCCCCGCAGGGCGCGGTACCGCCGGCCGAAGCAGCCGAAGCCGCAGCCGAAGCAGCCGCCGCAGAGGGCGACCAGGCGGGGGCGACGCGGGGACCGGACCCCTTGCGGGCGGTCATGGAGGTGGCGCGGGAAACGGCCGCCCGGCTGCGGGGCCGTGTACCTGACGGGCGGGCGCACACCGCCTTGCAGCAGGCCCGTCAGGCGCTGGCGGAGACCGCGGACGGCTCTCCCACCGCGCTTCGCCGTAACGCGGCGCTCCTGGAGGTGGCGGACGCGGCGCTCGCGATGTCCACGGCGGCCGACATCGCCGTACGGGGCCGAGCGGCCGACGTACCGGCGCCGGGCCGGTTCTGGTACGCACGGCAGCGGGCACCTCGGCTGTGGTGGCGGCGGCTGTCGGGCCACGTGGGCGGCCGGTCGGTGTTCTTCCAGAACGCCGTACGCATCGGTCTGGCCCTGGCGGCCGCCCGGCTGATCGCGGGCATCGACACGCTCCCGCACGGCTTCTGGGTGCTCCTGGCGACGCTGACACTGACACGGACGACGGTGCGGGAGACCCGGACGACGGAACGGAAGGCGCTGACCGGCACCCTCGTCGGCGCCCTGGTCGCGGCGACGCTGCTGGCGGTCGTCGGCACCGACATCGAGGTGTACGCGGTGGCCCTCCCGCCGCTGATGCTGGTCACGTTCACGCTGGGGCCGGTCAAGGGCGTCGGCTGGGCGCAGGCGCTGTTCACGGTGGTGGTCGCGCTGGTCTTCGCGCAGCTGGCACCGGCCACCTGGCAGCTCGCCGAGTTCCGCCTGCTCGACGTGCTGACCGGCAGCGCGATCGGCGCCGTCTTCGGACTGCTCGCCTGGCCCCGGGGCGCCCATGACGAACTGCGGCGGTCGGTCGCGGTGCTGCTGCGGATCGCCGCCGAGATCGTGGTGGCCACGACGGCGCAGATCGCGGCGGGCGGGCGGCGCGTGCCGGTGGTCACGGCGCCGGGACACCGCAGCCTGCAACACGCCCTGGTCATGGCCGAGTCGGCGTACGCGCAGTACCAGAGCGAACCCCAGGGCCTCGGCCCGCCGCCGGTCCACCGGGACTGGCAGGCCGCGCTGATCGCCGGACACCACACGCTGTGGGGCGCCGACCGGCTTCTCGTACCGGCCGAGCCGGTCGTGATTCCGCCGCTGGGCCGGGAAGCCTCGGAATCCGTCATCCGCACCGGCGACCGGGTCGCGGCGGGCATGCTGCTGACCTCCGCCCGCATGGACCCGACGGGGGACACGCCGGAGACACCGGCGCCGCTCCACGGCCCCACGGCCTCCGCCACCATGGCCACCGACCCGCCGGGTGCGACGCGCGCGTACTACGCGACCGTGTCGTGGCTGGCCTCACTGGCGACGGATCTGCAACGGCTCGCTGCGGAAACCGCGACCGACGACCCACGGAGAACCCATGAGCAGTGA
- a CDS encoding GNAT family N-acetyltransferase: MNELRGAGVVLRPSGPEDALALAAIRTTPEVRARWRGGDDMAAEVASELADPATHCLTVLHHDRIVGMIQWYAEEDPDYRHAGIDLFLDPSVHGRGLGTDAVRTLARHLFDDVGHHRLVIDPAADNVAAIRCYEKAGFRPVGVMRQYERDADGSWHDGLLMDLLASELVR, translated from the coding sequence ATGAACGAGTTGCGTGGTGCCGGCGTCGTCCTGCGCCCTTCCGGCCCCGAGGACGCCCTCGCCCTGGCCGCCATCCGGACCACCCCCGAGGTCCGGGCACGGTGGCGCGGCGGGGACGACATGGCGGCGGAGGTGGCCTCCGAGCTCGCGGATCCCGCCACCCACTGTCTGACGGTGCTCCATCACGACCGGATCGTCGGAATGATCCAGTGGTACGCCGAGGAGGATCCGGACTACCGGCACGCGGGGATCGACCTGTTCCTCGATCCCTCGGTCCACGGCAGGGGTCTCGGCACCGACGCCGTCCGCACCCTCGCCCGCCATCTGTTCGACGACGTCGGCCACCACCGGCTCGTCATCGATCCGGCGGCCGACAACGTCGCTGCGATCCGTTGCTACGAGAAGGCGGGCTTCCGGCCCGTCGGCGTGATGCGGCAGTACGAGCGGGACGCGGACGGCAGTTGGCACGACGGGCTGCTCATGGACCTGCTGGCGTCCGAACTGGTGCGGTGA
- a CDS encoding ferredoxin: MSAPHLSVDRERCIGAGMCAMTAPDVFDQDPDEGLVILLHAEPPAAHHAAARLAAGVCPSAAITLHEPESGGP, encoded by the coding sequence ATGAGCGCGCCGCACCTGAGCGTCGACCGTGAACGCTGCATCGGCGCCGGCATGTGCGCCATGACCGCCCCCGACGTCTTCGACCAGGACCCGGACGAGGGCCTCGTCATCCTGCTGCACGCCGAACCGCCCGCCGCGCACCACGCCGCCGCACGGCTGGCCGCCGGCGTATGCCCCTCCGCCGCGATCACCCTCCACGAGCCGGAATCCGGCGGTCCGTAG